A window from Streptomyces sp. NBC_00335 encodes these proteins:
- a CDS encoding AI-2E family transporter has translation MPTTHLLPEPVRRLAAWCVVVLLATAVLALVVWLCTVFRTVVTPVLLAVLGTALLGPMHRRLVRMKVNRSLAAALTCLTVAAVVGGAGYIVVLALIETGDQIIDSLRKAGQDLAKHFGALGTSLEDVAENSKELLTKFGGTAASGVVTGLSVVATMIATALLAMVLIFFFLRDSDRAVGTLRSMVPSRSGDLMEAMGRRAFEAVEGFMRGTTFVALVDAVLIGAGLLILRVPGAVGLAALVFVTAYIPYLGAFLSGAVAVLVALADRGWVIGLWALGVVLAVQMIEGYVLQPMVQSRTVQMHPAVVMLAITAGASVAGILGMLLAVPLTAAFFGVVSELRSRYAAQA, from the coding sequence GTGCCGACAACTCACCTGCTGCCCGAGCCCGTACGCCGCCTCGCCGCCTGGTGCGTCGTCGTCCTCCTCGCCACCGCCGTCCTCGCGCTCGTGGTGTGGCTGTGCACCGTGTTCCGGACGGTGGTCACGCCCGTGCTGCTCGCCGTGCTCGGCACGGCCCTGCTCGGGCCGATGCACCGGCGGCTGGTCCGGATGAAGGTCAACCGCTCGCTCGCCGCGGCCCTCACCTGCCTGACCGTGGCCGCCGTGGTCGGCGGGGCCGGCTACATCGTCGTCCTCGCGCTCATCGAGACCGGCGACCAGATCATCGACTCCCTGCGCAAGGCCGGCCAGGACCTCGCGAAGCACTTCGGGGCGCTCGGCACCTCCCTGGAGGACGTCGCCGAGAACTCCAAGGAGCTGCTCACCAAGTTCGGCGGAACGGCCGCCTCGGGCGTGGTCACCGGGCTCAGCGTGGTCGCGACGATGATCGCGACGGCCCTGCTGGCCATGGTGCTGATCTTCTTCTTCCTCCGCGACTCCGACCGGGCCGTGGGCACCCTGCGCTCGATGGTCCCGAGCCGCTCGGGCGACCTGATGGAGGCGATGGGGCGGCGCGCGTTCGAAGCCGTCGAGGGCTTCATGCGCGGCACCACCTTCGTGGCCCTGGTCGACGCCGTGCTGATCGGCGCGGGTCTGCTGATCCTCCGGGTCCCCGGCGCCGTGGGGCTGGCCGCCCTGGTGTTCGTGACCGCCTACATCCCCTACCTCGGCGCCTTCCTCTCCGGCGCCGTGGCGGTCCTCGTCGCCCTCGCCGACCGCGGCTGGGTCATCGGCCTGTGGGCGCTGGGCGTGGTGCTGGCGGTCCAGATGATCGAGGGGTACGTCCTCCAGCCGATGGTGCAGAGCCGCACCGTGCAGATGCACCCGGCGGTGGTCATGCTGGCGATCACGGCCGGGGCGAGCGTCGCCGGCATCCTCGGGATGCTGCTGGCCGTACCGCTGACCGCGGCCTTCTTCGGGGTGGTCTCGGAGCTGCGGTCCCGGTACGCGGCGCAGGCCTGA